The region TGAGCCCCTTCTCCTTGGCCCCGGCCTCGCCGTTGCAGGAGAGGAAGTCGGCGTAGGCGATCACCTCGGCCCGGATAAACCCCTTTTCAAAGTCGGAGTGGATCACGCCGGCAGCCTGGGGGGCCTTGGTGCCGTTGACGATGGTCCAGGCCCGCACCTCCTTGACGCCGGCGGTGAAATAGGTGATCAGTCCCAGGAGTTCGTAGCCGCTGCGGATCAGGCGGTCCAGGCCCGCTTCCGCCAGCCCCATGTCGTGGAGGAACGCCTGTTTCTCCTCGCCCTCCAGTTCCGAGATCTCCGCTTCGAGCTTGCCGCAGATCACTACCGAGCCGGCGCTTTCCGCCGCGGCGATCTCCCGGACCTGGGCCACAAAGGGGTGCTCGCCCCCCAAGTCGTCCTCGGCCACGTTGGCCACGTACAGTACCGGTTTGTCGGTCAGAAGGTGCAGGTCGCGCAGCCAGAGCCGCTCATCCTCATTTTCCGCCACGCCGTGGAGCTTTTTCACCTGCTCCAGGAGCCCTTTGACCCGCTGGTAGAAGGCAACCTCGTCCTTGGCCTTCTTGTCCCCGCTGCGCGCCATCTTGTCGGCCCGCAGGATCTTCTTGTCCACCGTGTCCAGATCGGCCAGGGCCAACTCGGTATTGATCACCTCGATGTCGTCGGCCGGCGAGACGCGGCCGCTGACATGCACCACATTCTCGTCGTCGAAACAGCGCACCACGTGGACGATGGCGTCCACGCTCCGGATATGCCCCAGGAACTGGTTGCCGAGCCCCTCACCCGAACTGGCGCCCTTGACCAGGCCGGCGATGTCCACGAACTCGATGGTGGTCGGTTGGATCTTCTGCGGCTTGACGATGGCCGAGAGCTGATCCATGCGCGGGTCGGGCACCTGGACGATCCCCACGTTGGGGTCGATGGTGCAGAAGGGGTAGTTGGCCGATTCGGCACCGGCCGAGGTCAGTGCGTTGAA is a window of Geobacter sp. FeAm09 DNA encoding:
- the ychF gene encoding redox-regulated ATPase YchF, producing the protein MGFNCGIVGLPNVGKSTIFNALTSAGAESANYPFCTIDPNVGIVQVPDPRMDQLSAIVKPQKIQPTTIEFVDIAGLVKGASSGEGLGNQFLGHIRSVDAIVHVVRCFDDENVVHVSGRVSPADDIEVINTELALADLDTVDKKILRADKMARSGDKKAKDEVAFYQRVKGLLEQVKKLHGVAENEDERLWLRDLHLLTDKPVLYVANVAEDDLGGEHPFVAQVREIAAAESAGSVVICGKLEAEISELEGEEKQAFLHDMGLAEAGLDRLIRSGYELLGLITYFTAGVKEVRAWTIVNGTKAPQAAGVIHSDFEKGFIRAEVIAYADFLSCNGEAGAKEKGLMRLEGKEYVVKDGDVMHFRFNV